A window of the Cynocephalus volans isolate mCynVol1 chromosome 10, mCynVol1.pri, whole genome shotgun sequence genome harbors these coding sequences:
- the LOC134389542 gene encoding hematopoietic SH2 domain-containing protein-like isoform X1: MTEAGKLPPPLPPRLDWFVHTQMSQLARDGVPEWFHGAISREAAENLLESQPLGSFLIRVSHSHVGYTLSYRAHSCCRHFMVKLLDDGSFVILGENVSHASLDALVTFHQQKPVRPHGELLTQPCGQKDPANVDYEDLLLYSNALAEKATSPAYGPQEHQRPSSCSASPKLVLLHQPKKRKPSAELNRVLTEEAASFCLPKSPLGEAHQKLWKNLKMLPKMGKRVQQQLESHLQAVSLSSLGDTGQSAVTHTSRARAGSQEHSGDAAWKDSVYTDLFVATSLESPSQPQSPRDRNAPSKKAERSASWSWHRVVARALSSQVSEPEPKDLTGTQEDQLPEEYHPPPPFAPGYC, from the exons ATGACAGAGGCCGGGAAGCTGCCCCCGCCGCTACCCCCACGACTGGACTGGTTTGTGCACACACAGATGAGCCAGCTGGCCCGTGATGGGGTCCCCGAGTGGTTCCACGGTGCCATCTCAAGAGA GGCTGCGGAGAACTTGCTGGAGTCACAGCCGCTTGGATCTTTTCTCATCAGGGTCAGTCACAGCCACGTGGGCTACACACTGTCCTACAG AGCCCACAGCTGCTGCCGCCACTTCATGGTGAAGCTCTTGGATGATGGGAGTTTTGTGATCCTCGGGGAGAACGTGTCCCACGCCTCACTGGACGCCCTAGTCACCTTCCACCAGCAGAAGCCGGTTCGGCCGCACGGGGAGCTGCTGACCCAACCCTGCGGGCAG AAGGATCCAGCAAACGTGGATTATGAGGATCTGTTGCTTTACTCCAATGCACTGGCGGAGAAAGCCACCAGCCCCGCCTATGGCCCCCAGGAGCATCAGAGGCCTTCCTCCTGCTCG GCCTCCCCAAAGCTAGTCCTGCTCCATCAACCAAAGAAAAGGAAGCCATCTGCAGAGCTGAACAGAGTACTCACAGAGGAGGCTGCCTCCTTCTGCCTCCCGAAATCCCCTCTTGGGGAGGCCCACCAGAAACTCTGGAAAAACCTCAAAATGCTCCCCAAGATGGGCAAGAGGGTCCAGCAGCAGCTGGAATCCCACCTCCAGGCTGTGAGCTTGTCATCACTCGGGGATACAGGGCAATCAGCGGTGACTCACACCTCCAGGGCCAGAGCAGGCAGCCAAGAGCACTCAGGTGACGCAGCCTGGAAAGACAGTGTCTACACGGACCTTTTTGTGGCCACATCCCTCGAGAGCCCTTCACAGCCCCAGTCCCCAAGAGACAGAAATGCCCCCTCCAAAAAGGCTGAGAGGTCGGCCAGCTGGAGTTGGCACAGAGTGGTGGCGAGGGCTTTGTCCTCCCAGGTATCTGAGCCAGAGCCAAAGGACTTGACGGGAACTCAGGAGGACCAGCTCCCTGAGGAATACCACCCACCACCACCCTTTGCCCCTGGGTACTGCTAG
- the LOC134389542 gene encoding hematopoietic SH2 domain-containing protein-like isoform X2, with amino-acid sequence MTEAGKLPPPLPPRLDWAAENLLESQPLGSFLIRVSHSHVGYTLSYRAHSCCRHFMVKLLDDGSFVILGENVSHASLDALVTFHQQKPVRPHGELLTQPCGQKDPANVDYEDLLLYSNALAEKATSPAYGPQEHQRPSSCSASPKLVLLHQPKKRKPSAELNRVLTEEAASFCLPKSPLGEAHQKLWKNLKMLPKMGKRVQQQLESHLQAVSLSSLGDTGQSAVTHTSRARAGSQEHSGDAAWKDSVYTDLFVATSLESPSQPQSPRDRNAPSKKAERSASWSWHRVVARALSSQVSEPEPKDLTGTQEDQLPEEYHPPPPFAPGYC; translated from the exons ATGACAGAGGCCGGGAAGCTGCCCCCGCCGCTACCCCCACGACTGGACTG GGCTGCGGAGAACTTGCTGGAGTCACAGCCGCTTGGATCTTTTCTCATCAGGGTCAGTCACAGCCACGTGGGCTACACACTGTCCTACAG AGCCCACAGCTGCTGCCGCCACTTCATGGTGAAGCTCTTGGATGATGGGAGTTTTGTGATCCTCGGGGAGAACGTGTCCCACGCCTCACTGGACGCCCTAGTCACCTTCCACCAGCAGAAGCCGGTTCGGCCGCACGGGGAGCTGCTGACCCAACCCTGCGGGCAG AAGGATCCAGCAAACGTGGATTATGAGGATCTGTTGCTTTACTCCAATGCACTGGCGGAGAAAGCCACCAGCCCCGCCTATGGCCCCCAGGAGCATCAGAGGCCTTCCTCCTGCTCG GCCTCCCCAAAGCTAGTCCTGCTCCATCAACCAAAGAAAAGGAAGCCATCTGCAGAGCTGAACAGAGTACTCACAGAGGAGGCTGCCTCCTTCTGCCTCCCGAAATCCCCTCTTGGGGAGGCCCACCAGAAACTCTGGAAAAACCTCAAAATGCTCCCCAAGATGGGCAAGAGGGTCCAGCAGCAGCTGGAATCCCACCTCCAGGCTGTGAGCTTGTCATCACTCGGGGATACAGGGCAATCAGCGGTGACTCACACCTCCAGGGCCAGAGCAGGCAGCCAAGAGCACTCAGGTGACGCAGCCTGGAAAGACAGTGTCTACACGGACCTTTTTGTGGCCACATCCCTCGAGAGCCCTTCACAGCCCCAGTCCCCAAGAGACAGAAATGCCCCCTCCAAAAAGGCTGAGAGGTCGGCCAGCTGGAGTTGGCACAGAGTGGTGGCGAGGGCTTTGTCCTCCCAGGTATCTGAGCCAGAGCCAAAGGACTTGACGGGAACTCAGGAGGACCAGCTCCCTGAGGAATACCACCCACCACCACCCTTTGCCCCTGGGTACTGCTAG